The following proteins are encoded in a genomic region of Leptolyngbya sp. 'hensonii':
- a CDS encoding Uma2 family endonuclease — MQLSSSRDSAIALRRFSVQEYHQMAAFGILRPDERVELLDGQIIKMAAKGTAHRAAISRIDYLIRERLGDRVLVCLQDPVRLDDYSEPEPDVALLHPNPTYYEDHHPSPSEVFLIIEVSDTTLKFDCETKALAYARSGIVEYWVLDVNGRELHLYRQPSAAGYQSHTILAETLTVAPLAFPDCVMAVQELLRSRPNP; from the coding sequence ATGCAACTTTCTTCTTCTCGAGATAGTGCGATCGCCCTCCGTCGTTTCTCTGTCCAGGAGTATCACCAGATGGCGGCCTTTGGAATTTTGCGACCGGATGAACGGGTGGAGTTACTGGACGGACAAATTATTAAAATGGCAGCGAAGGGCACAGCGCATCGAGCGGCAATTAGCCGAATTGACTACTTGATCAGGGAGCGACTGGGCGATCGGGTCCTGGTCTGTCTTCAGGACCCAGTCAGGCTTGACGACTATTCTGAACCTGAACCCGATGTTGCCCTTTTACACCCTAACCCAACCTATTACGAAGATCACCATCCCAGCCCCTCAGAAGTTTTTCTCATCATTGAGGTGTCAGACACCACCTTAAAGTTTGATTGCGAGACCAAAGCCCTTGCCTATGCCCGCTCTGGCATTGTTGAGTATTGGGTGTTGGATGTGAATGGGCGGGAACTGCATCTATATCGGCAACCCAGTGCGGCGGGCTATCAGAGCCACACAATTCTGGCAGAAACGTTGACGGTTGCGCCTCTGGCGTTTCCCGATTGTGTGATGGCAGTTCAGGAGCTGTTGCGATCGCGCCCCAATCCTTGA
- a CDS encoding Uma2 family endonuclease, with translation MVNISPMPLNLVTDTWVKASWEEFLALGESPDLEKARFYYDNDLMRIETMPIGSGHSQDNTILSQTVSLYGTVKNIRLKGFTNGSFRKPGVRECQPDLAYYIGAAFRIPPKTSKPIDVDEFGAPDLVIEIASTTLSDDIGRKRLLYERLGIQEYWVVDVERGEVVAFAVADGGSKQIRESQVLPGLDIALIEEALKRSQTQEDGEINRWLLQVFND, from the coding sequence ATGGTTAACATCTCACCGATGCCGCTCAATTTAGTCACGGATACCTGGGTGAAAGCCAGTTGGGAGGAGTTTTTAGCGCTGGGTGAGAGTCCAGATCTAGAAAAAGCCCGGTTTTACTATGACAATGACTTGATGAGGATTGAGACGATGCCGATCGGATCAGGGCACAGTCAAGATAATACAATCCTTTCTCAAACGGTCAGTCTCTATGGCACCGTCAAAAATATCCGACTCAAAGGTTTTACCAATGGCAGTTTTCGTAAGCCGGGGGTGCGAGAATGCCAACCCGATCTGGCTTATTACATTGGAGCCGCGTTTCGCATTCCACCCAAAACCTCAAAACCGATTGATGTGGATGAGTTTGGTGCGCCTGATCTGGTGATTGAAATTGCGTCTACCACCCTGAGTGATGATATTGGCCGGAAACGGCTACTCTACGAACGTCTGGGTATTCAGGAATACTGGGTGGTGGATGTTGAGCGCGGCGAAGTCGTCGCCTTTGCGGTGGCAGATGGGGGCAGTAAGCAAATTCGGGAGTCGCAGGTGCTGCCGGGATTGGACATTGCACTGATCGAAGAAGCCCTGAAGCGCAGCCAAACTCAGGAAGATGGCGAGATTAACCGCTGGCTATTGCAAGTGTTTAATGACTGA
- the lepB gene encoding signal peptidase I, with translation MTPLPNQVSDDNPQKHTQPQQSNENPWVEGLKTVTLSIVLALGIRTFVAEARWIPSGSMEPTLQVDDRLIVDKITYRLHKPERGDIVVFAPTDKLREQKFKDAFIKRVIGLPNEKVEVKGGRVYINDRPLREQYIFETPNYQWGPQIVPPDSYLVLGDNRNNSYDSHYWGFVPRDHIIGRAIVRFWPPDRMGELDKTPLYQPN, from the coding sequence ATGACTCCCTTGCCAAATCAAGTGTCTGACGATAATCCTCAAAAGCATACCCAACCCCAACAAAGTAACGAAAACCCCTGGGTTGAGGGGTTGAAGACTGTTACACTCAGCATCGTGCTGGCTTTGGGAATTCGCACCTTTGTTGCCGAGGCGCGCTGGATTCCTTCTGGCTCCATGGAGCCAACGCTGCAGGTGGATGACCGACTGATTGTTGATAAGATCACCTATCGCCTGCACAAGCCTGAGCGGGGAGATATTGTGGTATTCGCACCGACAGACAAGCTGAGGGAGCAGAAGTTTAAGGATGCGTTTATTAAGCGTGTGATTGGTCTGCCCAACGAGAAAGTCGAGGTCAAGGGGGGGCGTGTGTATATTAACGATCGACCCCTGCGGGAACAATATATCTTCGAAACTCCCAATTACCAGTGGGGTCCACAAATTGTTCCTCCGGATTCTTATCTGGTCCTGGGCGACAATCGGAATAACAGTTACGACAGCCATTATTGGGGGTTTGTCCCGCGGGATCACATCATCGGGCGAGCGATCGTGCGGTTCTGGCCCCCCGATCGCATGGGTGAACTCGACAAAACCCCCCTCTACCAGCCTAACTGA
- a CDS encoding dihydroorotase, which produces MPNLIIRQARILLPEGNLASGDVWIQAGKIAEIALTDSASPRESSFEVIDAEGLTLLPGVIDPQVHFREPGLEHKEDLFTASCACAQGGVTSFLEMPNTRPLTTTQAALDDKLQRAAQKCLVNYGFFIGATAENLPDLLEAHPTPGIKIFMGSMHGPLLVDQEAALTALFAKGDRLIAVHAEDQARILERRQQFAGITDPAIHSQIQDHQAALNATQLALKLSKQYQRRLHILHLSTAEEAELLRRDKPAWVTAEVTPQHLLLNTSAYEQIGTLAQMNPPLRSPHDNEVLWQALRDGVLDFIATDHAPHTLEEKARPYPDSPSGMPGVETSLPLMLTQAMQGRCTIAQVSHWMSTAVAKAYGIRHKGVIAPGYDADLVLVDLNHSRPVRREDLRTKCGWSPFEGWNLTGWPVITLVGGQVVYDRGHLNTQVRGRALSFQGQEEG; this is translated from the coding sequence ATGCCTAACCTAATCATTCGTCAAGCTCGTATTCTCCTGCCAGAAGGTAACCTTGCGTCAGGAGATGTGTGGATTCAAGCTGGCAAAATTGCGGAGATTGCCTTGACAGACTCGGCCTCCCCGAGAGAGTCCTCCTTCGAAGTGATAGACGCAGAAGGGTTGACTTTGTTGCCAGGGGTGATTGACCCCCAGGTGCATTTCCGGGAACCGGGTTTGGAACATAAAGAAGATCTCTTCACGGCCAGTTGTGCCTGCGCTCAGGGAGGGGTGACCTCCTTTCTGGAAATGCCCAATACCCGTCCTCTAACAACGACACAAGCAGCACTGGATGACAAATTGCAGCGAGCTGCCCAGAAATGCCTGGTCAATTATGGGTTTTTCATCGGTGCTACGGCTGAAAATCTGCCGGATCTATTGGAAGCCCATCCCACACCAGGGATTAAGATTTTTATGGGCTCCATGCATGGTCCCCTCTTGGTTGATCAAGAAGCAGCACTGACAGCTCTCTTTGCCAAAGGCGATCGACTGATTGCCGTCCATGCTGAAGATCAGGCCCGCATCCTGGAACGACGCCAGCAGTTTGCCGGGATCACCGATCCGGCGATCCATTCCCAGATTCAGGACCATCAGGCTGCCCTGAATGCCACCCAACTGGCTCTGAAGTTGTCCAAACAGTATCAGCGACGGCTGCACATCCTGCACCTTTCGACCGCTGAAGAAGCTGAACTTTTGCGCCGGGATAAACCCGCCTGGGTCACGGCAGAAGTGACTCCGCAGCATCTCCTGCTCAACACATCTGCTTATGAGCAGATTGGGACGCTGGCCCAAATGAACCCACCCCTGCGATCGCCCCATGATAATGAAGTCCTCTGGCAGGCCCTGCGAGATGGAGTGCTGGATTTCATCGCCACGGACCATGCCCCCCATACCCTGGAGGAGAAAGCCCGCCCCTATCCTGACAGCCCTTCCGGTATGCCGGGGGTGGAAACCTCCCTACCCCTGATGTTGACTCAGGCCATGCAGGGCCGGTGTACGATCGCCCAGGTCTCCCACTGGATGTCTACTGCCGTTGCGAAAGCCTATGGGATCAGGCATAAGGGAGTGATCGCTCCGGGATATGATGCGGACTTGGTGCTGGTAGACCTGAACCACTCTCGACCAGTCCGGCGGGAAGACTTGCGAACGAAATGTGGTTGGAGTCCCTTTGAGGGCTGGAATCTGACGGGTTGGCCGGTGATCACCCTGGTGGGTGGGCAGGTGGTCTACGATCGCGGACATCTGAATACTCAGGTTCGAGGACGGGCCTTATCGTTTCAGGGTCAAGAGGAGGGATAA
- a CDS encoding pentapeptide repeat-containing protein, translated as MANQEQLTFLKRKINIWNAWRRRNLDVQLDLQGADLSGMNLSRALLQAADLSESNLNRTTLIGANLSQANLSAATCIEAILSKANLTRSVLFKATLVDAVLVDATLIGANLIATTLIRAYLNKAALAGAILSGATLYEANLSGADLSGALLISTSLIDATLAQANLSGANLSNANLTGANLFETNLSGANLATATLVKANLSATNFSGSVLEGADLSEANLFRANLSGANLSNANLQGANLLETNLEGAIVTGAIFDAL; from the coding sequence ATGGCCAATCAAGAACAACTGACGTTCCTGAAACGAAAAATCAATATCTGGAATGCCTGGAGAAGACGCAATCTAGATGTTCAACTGGATCTCCAGGGCGCAGACCTCAGTGGGATGAATTTATCACGGGCACTTTTACAGGCGGCTGATCTAAGCGAAAGCAATTTAAATCGGACAACTTTGATTGGCGCGAATCTGAGCCAGGCCAATCTCAGTGCAGCAACCTGTATTGAAGCGATTTTGAGCAAGGCCAACCTGACTCGATCGGTCCTTTTCAAAGCCACCCTGGTTGATGCAGTTCTGGTTGATGCTACCCTGATTGGTGCAAATTTGATTGCTACAACCCTGATTCGGGCCTATCTCAATAAGGCAGCCCTGGCCGGAGCCATTTTGAGCGGAGCAACCCTCTATGAAGCCAATCTCAGTGGGGCTGATTTAAGTGGTGCGTTGCTGATCAGCACCAGCCTGATCGATGCCACCCTGGCCCAGGCCAACCTGAGCGGGGCAAATTTGTCCAATGCGAATTTGACTGGAGCTAATCTGTTTGAGACCAATCTCAGTGGGGCTAATCTGGCTACAGCCACCCTGGTCAAGGCCAATCTCAGTGCTACGAACTTTAGCGGCTCGGTGTTGGAAGGGGCTGATTTAAGCGAGGCCAATCTGTTCCGAGCCAACTTGAGTGGGGCCAACTTGAGCAACGCGAATCTGCAGGGGGCCAATCTCCTGGAGACCAATTTGGAAGGGGCGATCGTCACAGGGGCAATTTTTGATGCGCTCTGA
- a CDS encoding Npun_R2479 family HD domain-containing metalloprotein — MFNATQLLIDHFVDRLRAGYRRTYGRWKSEYEEIIGWVGAMALENIANSDALYHNVEHTILVSLVGQEVLRGKHIRDGGVSCEDWLHFMISLICHDIGYVRGVCRQDEAGVCATGIDGMTITLFPGASDASMTPYHVDRGKLFIEERFGGHRLIDAEQVKRNIELTRFPVPIAEDHQDTVDYPGLVRASDLIGQLGDPRYLQKITALFYEFEETATNKVLGYKNPGDLRDNYPKFYWNVVYRYIKEGLNCLSLTQDGKQIIAHLYANVFIVEHEKLQEALSS; from the coding sequence ATGTTCAACGCGACCCAACTATTGATTGATCACTTTGTAGACAGATTGAGAGCCGGTTATCGCCGTACCTATGGCAGGTGGAAGTCTGAGTATGAGGAGATCATCGGCTGGGTAGGAGCCATGGCTTTGGAGAACATTGCGAACAGTGATGCACTCTATCACAATGTTGAACACACCATTCTGGTTAGTCTGGTCGGCCAGGAAGTCTTGCGAGGGAAACATATTCGCGATGGAGGGGTTTCCTGTGAGGACTGGCTGCATTTCATGATCTCCCTGATCTGCCATGATATTGGCTACGTCAGGGGTGTCTGTCGGCAGGATGAGGCAGGAGTTTGTGCCACAGGAATTGATGGGATGACCATCACCCTATTTCCTGGAGCCAGCGATGCCAGCATGACCCCTTACCATGTGGATCGGGGGAAGTTGTTCATAGAAGAACGCTTTGGCGGCCATCGCCTGATCGATGCGGAGCAGGTGAAGCGAAACATTGAACTAACCCGCTTTCCAGTCCCGATCGCAGAAGATCATCAAGACACAGTAGATTACCCTGGCCTGGTCAGGGCTTCTGATTTGATTGGTCAGCTCGGTGATCCGCGTTATCTTCAGAAGATCACGGCCCTATTCTACGAATTTGAGGAGACAGCGACCAACAAGGTCCTGGGCTACAAAAATCCTGGTGATTTAAGAGATAACTATCCCAAGTTTTACTGGAATGTGGTCTATCGCTACATCAAAGAAGGCTTAAACTGCCTATCCCTGACCCAGGATGGGAAACAAATCATTGCCCACCTGTACGCCAATGTCTTCATCGTCGAACACGAAAAATTACAGGAAGCCTTATCTTCCTAA
- a CDS encoding dihydroorotase: protein MVSELLQQVRLLDPVSETDRIADVLIKDNRIEAIETTRSPLADTIQVRDCQGLILGPGLVDLYSHSGEPGFESRETLSSLKQAAIAGGFTRVAILPDTTPPIDQPGAILSLQHQTQKPDSGPEPHLHYWGALTLGLEGKQMTELTELAAAGIVGFTDGRPWSSLVLLRRLLEYLQPLQKPIALWPCGLELAGNGVMREGPDSIRFGLPGNPALAETSALAALLEAVAETGTAVHIMRISTARSVALIQAARSSGLPVTASTTWMHLLYNTQAIESYNPNLRLEPPLGSPADQKALQQGLRQGILDGIAIDHTPYTYEEKTVAFAEAPPGAIGLELALPQLWQALVETGTWTALELWAALSTGPARCLGQLAPAIVPGQPAELVLFDPQQTWLLEQKKLRSRSHNTPLLGQTLTGRVLQVWCP, encoded by the coding sequence ATGGTCAGTGAATTACTCCAGCAGGTCCGTTTATTAGACCCTGTGTCTGAAACTGACCGCATTGCTGATGTCCTGATCAAGGACAACCGGATTGAAGCAATCGAAACAACCCGGTCTCCCTTAGCCGACACCATTCAAGTGCGGGATTGCCAGGGGCTGATCTTAGGGCCGGGTCTGGTTGACCTCTATAGTCACTCTGGCGAACCAGGCTTTGAGTCGCGGGAAACCCTCTCCTCTCTCAAACAGGCAGCTATTGCTGGGGGATTCACCCGGGTTGCGATTCTGCCTGATACCACCCCCCCGATCGATCAGCCTGGGGCAATCCTATCTCTGCAACATCAGACACAAAAACCTGATTCTGGGCCTGAACCACATCTCCACTATTGGGGAGCCCTGACCCTGGGCCTGGAGGGTAAGCAGATGACTGAACTCACAGAACTGGCCGCAGCAGGCATTGTTGGCTTTACAGATGGTCGCCCATGGTCCAGCCTGGTGCTGCTGCGTCGGCTACTGGAATACCTGCAGCCCTTGCAAAAACCGATCGCCCTCTGGCCCTGTGGGTTGGAACTGGCTGGGAATGGGGTGATGCGAGAAGGCCCCGACTCGATTCGATTTGGCTTGCCTGGGAACCCTGCTCTGGCTGAAACTTCCGCCTTGGCGGCCCTCCTGGAAGCAGTAGCAGAAACGGGAACAGCCGTTCATATCATGCGGATTTCTACTGCCCGCAGTGTAGCCCTGATTCAGGCAGCCAGGTCATCTGGGCTGCCGGTTACGGCCAGCACCACCTGGATGCATCTCCTCTACAATACCCAGGCGATCGAGTCCTACAATCCTAATTTGCGACTGGAACCGCCCTTGGGTTCCCCTGCTGATCAAAAGGCGTTACAGCAGGGATTGCGTCAGGGCATTCTGGATGGGATTGCGATCGACCATACCCCCTACACCTATGAGGAGAAAACCGTCGCCTTTGCAGAGGCTCCTCCAGGCGCGATCGGGTTAGAACTGGCCCTGCCTCAACTGTGGCAAGCTTTGGTCGAAACGGGTACCTGGACTGCCCTGGAACTCTGGGCTGCTCTAAGTACGGGTCCTGCTCGCTGTTTAGGCCAATTGGCTCCGGCGATTGTTCCTGGCCAACCCGCAGAATTAGTTCTGTTTGACCCCCAGCAAACCTGGCTCCTGGAGCAAAAAAAACTCAGGTCTCGATCTCATAACACCCCTCTCCTAGGCCAAACTTTGACGGGACGAGTTCTCCAGGTCTGGTGCCCTTAG
- the sbcD gene encoding exonuclease subunit SbcD — MIKILHLSDIHMGSGFSHGRINPQTGLNTRLEDFIATLGRCMDRAIAEPVDLVLFGGDAFPDATPPPIVQEAFARQFRRLVDANIPTVLLVGNHDQYSHGQGGASLCIYRTLGVPGFVVGDRLETHRIQTGHGPVQVITLPWLTRSTLLTRPETEGLSLSEVNHLLIDRLRVALEGEIRRLDPAVPTVLLAHLMADGARYGAERFLAVSKGFTIPLSLLARPCFDYVALGHVHRHQVLCQDPLIVYPGSIERVDFSEEKEDKGFVLLELDRGAVQMEFCPLPVRSFRTLEIDISGAETPQAALLAVMTPDQVRDAVVRLNYRLRPDQLDQIDNRVLHAALSSAHSYTIQPELVSQLARPRLPELGVGNNLDPIEALKAYLVNRADLKDIETDLLTAAQNLLSLEADRVLLRRGGAPAGGADREDPDRGQQLRLL, encoded by the coding sequence ATGATTAAAATTCTCCACCTTTCTGACATCCACATGGGGAGTGGTTTCTCCCATGGTCGTATCAATCCCCAGACAGGCCTGAATACTCGCCTGGAGGATTTTATCGCGACATTGGGACGCTGCATGGACCGGGCGATCGCAGAGCCTGTGGATCTGGTGCTGTTTGGTGGGGATGCCTTCCCCGACGCCACCCCACCCCCGATCGTTCAGGAAGCCTTTGCCAGACAGTTTCGGCGGCTGGTGGATGCTAACATTCCCACGGTGCTGCTGGTGGGCAACCACGATCAATACTCCCACGGGCAGGGGGGAGCGAGCCTCTGCATCTACCGCACCTTAGGAGTACCGGGGTTTGTCGTTGGTGATCGGCTGGAAACCCATCGGATTCAGACGGGCCACGGTCCCGTGCAGGTGATCACCCTACCCTGGCTGACCCGTTCCACCTTACTGACTCGCCCAGAAACCGAGGGACTGTCTTTATCGGAGGTGAACCACCTTCTGATCGATCGCCTGCGGGTGGCCCTGGAAGGAGAAATCCGGCGACTGGACCCGGCGGTGCCCACCGTCTTGCTAGCCCACCTGATGGCAGATGGAGCCCGCTACGGTGCCGAACGCTTTCTGGCCGTGAGTAAAGGGTTTACCATCCCCCTCTCCCTGCTAGCCCGCCCCTGTTTCGACTATGTGGCCCTGGGGCATGTGCATCGTCATCAGGTGCTCTGTCAGGACCCTTTGATTGTCTATCCCGGCAGTATTGAGCGGGTCGATTTCAGTGAAGAAAAGGAGGACAAGGGGTTTGTGCTCTTGGAGTTAGACCGGGGGGCGGTACAGATGGAGTTTTGCCCCCTGCCGGTACGATCGTTCCGCACCCTGGAAATCGATATCTCTGGAGCAGAGACGCCGCAGGCAGCCCTACTGGCGGTCATGACCCCGGATCAAGTCCGAGATGCGGTCGTGCGCCTCAACTATCGCCTCCGCCCCGATCAACTGGACCAGATCGATAATCGAGTGTTGCATGCAGCACTCAGTTCCGCCCACAGTTACACCATCCAGCCGGAACTGGTCAGCCAGTTGGCCCGGCCCCGGCTGCCCGAATTAGGGGTGGGAAACAATCTGGACCCGATCGAGGCCCTGAAAGCTTACCTGGTGAATCGAGCCGATCTGAAGGACATTGAGACGGATTTGCTGACAGCCGCTCAGAATCTCCTTTCTCTGGAAGCCGATCGAGTTCTGCTCCGGCGTGGGGGTGCCCCTGCTGGTGGAGCTGATCGGGAAGACCCGGATCGGGGACAGCAACTTCGCTTACTGTAA
- the cobA gene encoding uroporphyrinogen-III C-methyltransferase, with protein MTNNQSGKVYLVGAGLGSPAYLTLRAQELLALADLVIYDALVDAELLRLVPAHCQCWYVGKRGGQPSMAQSEIDRLLVEQGRSGQQVVRLKSGDPFIFGRCTSEIQALQAAGCPFEVVPGISSALAAPLLAGIPLTDPMLSRCFAVLTAHDPTTLPWTALAQIETLVVLMGGQNLAEIVAQLIRSGRTPATPIAIIRWAGRPDQQTWVGTLATIVTQTAGCSLAPCVMVIGAVVSLQTALTRLDCHPGTVEYEQSSNLPVIVTAAIAPLSEKTILVTRSAGQSGQFMDLLSQAGAQVIEMPALVIGPPSDWAALDDAIATLQQFDWLILTSTNGVEYFFQRLAALGKDARALAGVKIAVVGEKTALSLKQHGLKADFIPPNFIADSLATHLAAHLGMQQSLQGQHILFPRVESGGREVLVAELSAQGATVVEVPAYESGCPTTISPAAQAALQQGRVDVVTFASSKTVRYFRQLLEQAEPNWQTWLEGVCVASIGPQTSESCRKLLGRVDVEAKVYTLEGLAQAIMEHLQ; from the coding sequence ATGACCAATAACCAATCCGGCAAAGTCTATCTGGTGGGAGCTGGGCTGGGGAGTCCAGCTTATTTGACCCTCCGGGCGCAAGAACTGCTGGCTCTGGCTGACCTGGTGATTTACGATGCCCTGGTGGATGCCGAGCTATTGCGCCTGGTGCCTGCCCACTGCCAGTGCTGGTACGTGGGCAAGCGAGGTGGACAGCCCAGTATGGCCCAGTCAGAGATCGATCGCCTTCTGGTAGAACAGGGGCGATCGGGTCAACAGGTGGTGCGCCTCAAGAGCGGCGACCCGTTTATCTTCGGTCGCTGTACCTCTGAAATTCAAGCTCTCCAGGCTGCGGGTTGTCCGTTTGAGGTGGTACCGGGGATTTCCTCCGCTCTGGCTGCGCCCCTGCTGGCTGGTATTCCCCTGACCGATCCCATGCTCAGCCGGTGCTTCGCGGTGCTGACCGCCCACGATCCGACAACGTTGCCCTGGACTGCCCTGGCCCAGATTGAGACGCTGGTGGTGCTCATGGGGGGGCAAAATCTGGCTGAGATCGTGGCGCAACTGATTCGCTCAGGACGCACTCCAGCTACGCCGATCGCCATCATTCGCTGGGCAGGTCGGCCCGATCAACAGACCTGGGTGGGGACTCTGGCCACGATCGTCACCCAAACGGCTGGCTGTTCCCTGGCTCCCTGCGTCATGGTCATCGGAGCCGTTGTCAGCCTCCAGACAGCCCTGACCAGGTTAGACTGTCACCCCGGAACGGTAGAGTATGAACAGTCCTCTAATTTGCCTGTGATCGTGACTGCTGCTATTGCCCCCCTCTCCGAGAAAACTATCCTGGTTACCCGTTCCGCCGGTCAATCGGGCCAGTTTATGGACCTGCTCTCGCAGGCCGGAGCCCAGGTGATCGAAATGCCTGCCCTGGTGATTGGTCCCCCTTCCGATTGGGCTGCCCTGGATGATGCGATCGCGACCCTGCAACAATTTGACTGGCTGATCCTAACTTCAACCAATGGGGTGGAGTATTTCTTTCAACGACTGGCGGCTCTGGGCAAAGATGCCCGGGCTCTGGCGGGAGTCAAGATTGCAGTGGTGGGGGAAAAAACGGCCCTCAGTCTGAAACAGCACGGGCTAAAGGCCGATTTCATCCCGCCTAACTTTATTGCCGATTCCCTGGCAACTCACCTGGCTGCTCACCTGGGGATGCAGCAGTCTCTCCAGGGGCAGCACATTTTATTCCCCAGAGTGGAAAGTGGAGGACGGGAGGTGCTGGTGGCAGAGTTAAGTGCCCAGGGGGCGACTGTGGTGGAAGTGCCTGCCTATGAGTCTGGCTGCCCAACGACGATCTCGCCCGCAGCCCAGGCGGCTCTGCAACAGGGCAGGGTGGATGTGGTCACCTTCGCCAGTTCTAAAACCGTGCGTTACTTCCGTCAACTGCTGGAACAGGCTGAACCCAACTGGCAAACCTGGCTGGAGGGGGTATGTGTGGCATCGATCGGTCCCCAGACCTCTGAAAGTTGCCGCAAACTCCTGGGACGGGTCGATGTGGAAGCCAAAGTCTATACCCTGGAGGGATTGGCCCAGGCGATTATGGAGCACTTACAGTAA
- a CDS encoding pentapeptide repeat-containing protein, with amino-acid sequence MQKLSAEELLAQYAAGRRNFQDIDLSDIQLFEADLRGIDLRGSNLKKAYLPYASLTEADLQEAQLQAAEISDARLCQANLIRAGLQGASLCRTNLRNANLQGADLTGANLQGADLYNADLTAANLQSADLSRANLENTILMQAQLGGCNLNRAQQVNLAGAYTDDLTTLPDGYPGGEMSENPPAP; translated from the coding sequence ATGCAAAAGTTAAGTGCGGAAGAACTTTTAGCCCAATATGCTGCCGGTAGGCGTAACTTCCAGGATATTGACCTCAGTGACATACAACTTTTTGAAGCGGATTTACGAGGGATTGATCTCAGGGGGAGTAACCTGAAAAAAGCTTATTTACCCTATGCCAGTTTGACCGAGGCAGACTTGCAGGAGGCTCAACTGCAAGCCGCCGAAATCAGTGATGCCCGACTATGTCAGGCTAATCTAATCAGAGCTGGGCTGCAGGGAGCTAGCCTCTGCCGAACCAACCTCCGAAATGCCAATCTTCAGGGCGCTGACCTGACTGGAGCCAATTTACAGGGGGCTGACCTCTACAATGCGGATTTAACCGCCGCTAATTTACAATCTGCCGATTTAAGTCGAGCTAATTTAGAAAATACCATTTTGATGCAGGCTCAATTGGGAGGGTGTAACCTGAACCGGGCACAGCAGGTCAATTTGGCCGGTGCCTATACCGATGATTTGACCACATTACCAGATGGCTATCCGGGAGGAGAGATGAGTGAAAATCCCCCCGCTCCATGA
- the nfi gene encoding deoxyribonuclease V (cleaves DNA at apurinic or apyrimidinic sites), which translates to MKIPPLHDWPETAEAAIELQQTLRDRVITDDRYGPIHTVAGVDAAFEAEGTMTRAAVVVLSFPDLQVQEQAIARRPTRFPYIPGFLSFREVPAILDALAQLSITPDLLLCDGQGIAHPRRFGIACHLGLLTDLPAIGVAKSRLVGTHGAVPDERGGWVPLEYRQEVVGAVLRSRVGTKPLYISPGHRISLPGAIEQVMACTTRYRLPETTRLSDRLSKSRAV; encoded by the coding sequence GTGAAAATCCCCCCGCTCCATGACTGGCCGGAAACCGCTGAAGCCGCGATCGAGCTGCAGCAGACCCTGCGGGATAGGGTAATCACGGACGATCGGTATGGACCGATTCATACTGTTGCGGGTGTTGATGCCGCTTTTGAAGCAGAGGGCACCATGACTCGGGCAGCGGTGGTTGTGCTCAGCTTTCCAGACCTCCAGGTCCAGGAGCAGGCGATCGCCCGTCGTCCGACCAGGTTTCCCTATATTCCGGGGTTTCTCTCCTTTCGAGAGGTACCAGCCATTCTGGATGCCTTAGCGCAGCTTTCTATTACGCCTGATCTCCTCCTCTGTGATGGCCAGGGTATTGCCCATCCGCGCCGATTTGGAATTGCCTGCCATCTGGGCCTCCTGACGGATCTGCCCGCGATCGGGGTGGCCAAGTCTCGCCTGGTCGGTACCCATGGGGCCGTTCCAGATGAACGGGGGGGGTGGGTTCCCCTGGAGTATCGTCAGGAGGTGGTGGGTGCTGTTCTCCGCAGTCGGGTTGGAACAAAACCCCTGTATATCTCCCCCGGTCACCGGATCAGTTTGCCTGGGGCGATCGAGCAAGTGATGGCCTGTACCACCCGCTATCGGCTCCCGGAAACGACCCGTCTTTCCGATCGGTTGTCAAAATCCAGAGCTGTTTGA